The sequence CCAGAAACACCTGCTTCCTTTGTTCCTAATTCCTGACCCAGTGGGAAGTACCTGAATGTTATGTCAAAGTTGCGAAATCCTGCCTGGTCTCTGTTAACCGAAAGAACACTCTTTCTTGTACTTCCACGAGATCAGTGGCTGTCCTGTAGAGCTCCCAATCACTTAGAACATAAAAGGAAATAGTCCTTAGAAAATAAAGGCGATAATCCTGGAGatgaatttaaaatagtgtttgatGAAAACAACTTGTCTGTTTTTTCCATTTCTAAAACATGAAAGGTGCACCTCCATTCCGTACATGCAAGGGAGTCTATCTTAAATGTGCATATTTCAGTGAAGAGAGGGTGAGCTAGTACTACAGTTCTGTGAATGAACTTGCTGGATTCTCTTCTATCACTAGCTGTACTTTGTTCTCCTGCTAATTCTATGTCACCATTTTTGCTGCTTAGCTCCTCTAACAAAAGCTAGGGAGAGTGAACATGATTGTTATGATATCATTGACTAAGGAAGCATAAAGAATCTAAAAGGAACAATATAGCATGTTCATTAAGCCCAGCTAAAAAGACACAATGAGGTGAGAAGCTATCCCGACACTGGGAGCACTGGGATCAGATGCAGTTTCTTTTGGGAGTCTACCCTTTTGTTTGGGCTGAGGAAGAAAGGCTCAGGTACAACCCCAGGAGGTATGTATGAGAGGCACAACTTCAGCCAGTGAAACCTCCCCAACACTGTATCCCTAGGCTGGGGGGAACCTATACCCACTGCATTTGTCAGAAGCACTGCTAGGAGAAGCCTAAACTTAATCCAAAGTTGGCTTTCCTCTACCAGTGCTAGGCAAAGGAAGGACCCCAGGAAACAGCACAAACCATCCCACCAAAATGAAGCTTTGCCTGGGGCTTCCATGTCCCCTGAATCAGGACTGAGCAGTGCTTTACAACCCGTAAGGTGATCAGGGAGGCTGTTCTCTTCCCCTAGCCAGGgcaccacggcctttcccagttatccagcaccccctccccacaggacaaAGGTCAGAGCAAGAAGCAGTGACTAATTAATCCTCAGGAGTTGCTGTTATTACCACCCACCACCCCATTTCCCTGCAGCCAGTCATCCCAAGGGCTGGGTCACTGATAGCTGGAGAAAAATCACTTTCTAATGGATTCAGCCAAGTCTGTTTCCAGGGAGGCAAAGGCATGTAGGTTTTTCTGCAACCTCCAAGAGCACTGGACTTGAAGGGGTCAGTGACAGTCTCTTCTCTTAATGGAGAATAAAAGAAACCAAACTGTGCCTCCACTGGGAAGACACAGGTGcactcatgtggaggagtagctTGGTTTCTCTTAATCCTCCATACTAGTGATTGGGCGGTGCTATATTTAAACATAGAAGCTTCAAAGAACAATTATTAGAAGAAGGTCATAGAAAAGAAATCCATTAACAAATTTGGTTGCAGTCAAATTCATCTGCAGCAGCAACAATAGGACTGAGTTGTGGTTGGTAATTGCTTACTGTAACATGAGTTTCTAAACAAACATTGAGTCCAAAGGCATAATATGGAATAATTTGGCATAATACGGCATaatatgacagtttactaattttccACTAATTtatcttttctatatatctgtactctcatgatccttgttccattttgtctgaggaagtatgcatgcacatgaaagctcattccttgaataaatctttgttggtcttaaaggtgctattggactcaatttttgttgttctacttcagaccaacacagctacctacttgaCTCTAACGAGTTTATGAAGATGTTTTCAAACCCTGAAAAATGGTGGCCACAATTTAACATAAGGAGATTAGTATGCTTAAGTAAGCTTACTGAAATGTAGGGGTTTGCACTGAACTTTAGCTGGTCACTTAATGCATGAACAGTCACAGATGTCTTTCTAGCCATCTCAAATGTCCCTTTTGACTGTGTACTGCATGAATTAATGTTTACTGTTCATGTAATTCACACATGTTTTATGGTAGCTGCTTTCTTTTCCCAGCCCCTGTTCCTGTGCATATCAACAGCCAATTGATAGGCAGGTGCCAATGCTTATCTCTGTTCTGTAATAAACTTCAGCTGCTGATTAACTGGAAGATGAAACAGAAACTTCACTTGGTCCAGAACACTAGTCATTGCAGTCATGATCTTGGATTCCATGCATTTTAGGCCACTACTGTGAGATCTCCACCAGCAAAATTGCTCACAACTCGTCAAAAGTTCTTACCATTTACATTCATGTCTGCATGCAATAGTGCTTCAAATAATTTGCTGGATGTAAACATAtggaagacatttttaaaaggacatgTTTGGGGCTGGAAACACCCTAGAACAAATGCACTTCAGTCATGGTGACCTCCAAATCCTTAGTTGCACCTGTTAATGGGACTTCTCTGCAGTGGTGGAAGTCACTCAAGAAAGATCACGTCTAATGGACCTCGTCACTGTGAGCTTAGCTAGGAAGAAAGCTAGGCAGTGGGGGGGTCAGCACAACAGCAGAATCCTTGAGCTCTCCTGAGTACCCTGCAGCAAGTGCAAACACTTAATTTGAAGGGTACCTTGGATGGTGAACATTGTCCTCAACATGCACTGCTCACACTCGGGCAGCTTCCAGTCATCCAGTACTCAGCTTCACATGACCAGTGTGGAATCACCAATTTGAGGGATATTTTCAGATTAAACTCTGAAGCCTTCACTCTATTCCTACTCTTCTTGCCATGCTGtgacctcacacacacacacacacacaattaaagcATTTCCTGGATAGTTCATTAGTATCCATTATGGCCCTTTCAATTTCCTGTTTTCACTTCTCAAGTTCTGGTTGCCTGCTGAAATCACCTCCTCATGCCCAAGGGGTCTATCTAACTTTTCAACAGCCCCAGGTAGAAGAGGCTGCTCACAACCCTGAAATCTTAATCAGATTTATCCTGATCTTTCCAGATTGAGCTTCATGATGCCATTCCCTCTCTGACCTGCAAAGCGGATCCAGCTCTTTCCAGATCCTTGCACAAACCCCAATCTCTATGGTCCTAGCCAAATTTACCAAGTCTCATCTTGCTCCATATAGCCTGATGGATCTGTGAAAAGATCCAGCTATTAACCTGCAGCTCTCAATCCTTCTGCACTGAGCAATTTTATAACTACTTCAAATACTCTCATCAGGAAACCAGGGATGTAATTGTGCTATGTGCTGAAACATTCACACAGTGACCTCAGATTGTAACAACTTTGCCTCTGCAAGCTCAAAGGTCTTTTTCTGACATTCGTCCAACTCAAGCAATAGTCGAAAAAGAACTGTTGCCTCCCTGCCATTTATTTGTAATCTGTGTGTCATAAATCAAGAATCCATGCACAATTGTTTCAATATTTAACTAGTGAGATAAACATTCACTGGACATCACGGAGCCCAATGAATGTAGCTGACAGGTTTTGCAAATGTGCCTTCCCTCCTGGCCATAGACATTTTAACACCAGaagcctccctgcccccaaattaaAATCAAGCACGTAGGCTGCGCTGGAATGGAACTCACAGCAAGGACACCTGAGAGATGGAACCTGTGCTATTTCCTTGCCTTCCCTACTGAAATCTGCTGCCCAGATCTGTGGCCCAAAGCTTTTCCATGGCATGTCTGCTGGTACCTGCTGCAGGcaggtgtgtctgtctgtgtgtgcatgcaagagATGGGGGAAAGCTAGTAAGAGCAAGAAGGGATTGGGGAAAATAAGCAgaaagcagaaggaaagaaacgggaaaagaggaggaggaggaggaggaggaacgaGAAAGCTGGAGGAACGGCCCAGAGTGGGAGGTGGGAACAACCTCATGGCTGTCTCCCAAGTCAACCTTGAGAGGGGGGAGTGTGCCTGGTGAAGATTGGCTGCTGTCTCTCCCCAAGGGGCTGCTTTGTAAGTCTAGAGGGGGTGGTGCTAAACAGCCCTGAGCAGAGATTTTGACTTAATCGAGCAGCAGCTCACTTCATCCCTCCGATAGGGCCAGTTACGAACACTTAGCCTTGGGGAGAACAGATCTGCTTTCTCAGGGAAGACAGATTGGTTCTGAGAAGCAGATGTTGGCAACTCGACTGGGGTAGGGTTCGGGATTGCCCATGCGACTTGGCCCCCATCGACATCCAGTGGCCACCTAGTCTCACGTGCCTTCTGGTGAAGACTTAAGGGGAGTGTCTGTGAGCCATGATGTCACTCTGCCAGTGGAACGCCTGGGCCACAGGGCTGCTAGTTCTCACGCTGGGCTGGGCACTGGGCACAAGTCAGGAGTATGACTACTACAGCTGGCAGTCAGACAACTTCCAGCACGGACGCTTCTACACCAAGCAGCCACAGTGTGTGGACATCCCGGCTGACCTGCAGCTCTGCCACAATGTGGGCTACAAGCGCATGCGCCTACCTAACCTGCTAGATCATGAGTCTATGCCGGAGGTCAAGCAGCAAGCCAGCAGCTGGGTGCCTTTGCTGGCCAAGCGGTGCCATTCGGACACCCAAGTGTTCCTGTGTTCTCTCTTTGCACCTGTCTGCCTCGACCGACCCATCTATCCATGCCGCTCGCTTTGTGAGGTAGTGCGTGACTCGTGCGCACCCGTCATGGAATCCTATGGCTTCCCCTGGCCTGACATGCTCAGCTGCAACAAATTCCCCTTTGACAACGACCTGTGCATCACTGTGCAGTTTGGAAACAGCCAAGCTACTCAACCACCAGGTAACCgcgtggggggaggagggggaagcctgAGTTCGACTGTCCCCTAGGTATTACCATTCCTGTGGCCTTTGGTAATTCACGCACATATTTTCCACAGCACCTTGGTTCCTACAGCCAGAATCTTGGGCAGCTTTTGGACTAGGCTGATGTTTTCCCCCTTCTGGCTTATCCAGATGAATACTCAGCAGCTTTACTGGCACTGCAGAATGCAGATGCACCTTCCAGGCTACCCAGGACATAACAAGGAGGATGGTGTGAGGATTAGCCACAtaagactggggggaggggggaagcctgaAGGTTTATTCCATGTTTGCTACTTATTTGAGACAATTTGCACTAGTGCAGCAAGCAGCTTCCCAGTTGTGCTGAGATAATACTAGGCAAATTACAGCGAGGTGTTCTATTCAAGACCTCAAGAAGTTCCATTGTTCAAGACTCCTCATAGCTTCCCACATTTCATTGGAATGGAATTGTATGTTACAACTATCTGTTCAGCCTGTTAGTTTGATGTATTCTGGAGACCTTTATGCTGCTGCATTATTTCAGGAGCAAGCTTTTTGAGAAATTCCCTTTGCCTGCCTCACAAAAGATACCTGTCCATTTGGCAATGGGACTGTTCCTCTGAGAATTTTTCCTGTTGCTCTTccactgccttctccccccctccaggttcCAGGGCAAGCTCTGTGAACCAGGCTTCCAACCTTCTGGTTCTAGCCTGCAAGCAGAAACTCCAGCTAAGAAATCAGTTTTGGGTGTTGGAGACAGACAACTGTGTTAAAATAAATGGCTAAGGTTAGTTAAATAACTGCAGGCACCCTGTATTGAAAAGACTCTTATACTTTATAAAAGCACAGTTCTTTAAAATCATTGGCAAATTTTTGGCCTAGCAACTGGTAGGAGTTCACCCTACCAGAGTAGTAAAGGACATTCAAAGAGACGCCAGGCACACTGGCAACATTTGACATAGAAGCCAGAAGGACTCCTGAACTACAGCACTTCTTCTATAGTGATAGTTATCAGTGGATTGGGGTCTGTCATTATTCCACATTATAATCTTTGGGGATCTTGCTATGGGTATATGTGGGAGAATCCCCTCCAATGTTATTAAGCTGGGCACTATTTTCCATGCAAGCTTCCTTGAACCCCTAAACCATGTCAGATGAGATATTTACTTCCCAAACAGTAGGGAATTGGGGACAGCTATTTCAGGATCCCTTTTCTTAGAACAAGGAACACGTGAGATTTGTATGTGTAAATCTGTTCATTTACAAAGGAAATAACTGGCAGCACAGATGCTATCAGTAGACATAAGCCTTGGAAAGGAAAGCCTAGTGAGCTTTGAACCCAGTTTTCACCCAGCCTCCACTTCCAGTTCATAAATTGCCATCACGTATAACCTTGACTATGATTCCCAGGAAAGCCTAAACACCTCAGTTCTTAGTGTACAGGTTGATGGAGGAGGAATAGGAGGTACTGAAGAGGCAGAAGAGCCTGAGGCAGGTAGATTATTCCCCAACAACAGAACACTTGGTGGAACTCTCACTAATCCACTCTGCACAATCCCTTAGATTTATCATCCTTGCAAACAGCTGGCATTTATTCCAATTGCATTTCCTTGACCTCATATTTAAGAGGAGGTCAAAGGCACCCTGGTTTGTTCCTCACTCATGCCACAGATAGATCACTGACCCAACCCATTTCCCCTTCAGTAActagttgcatgcagacaatcccAAGAAAGGATTTCTGCAAGTTCACCTGCATTATTTTAGGAGCAAGTGGTGGGATGATAAAATGCTCACAAAGGAGTTTAAAAGAATTAACCTCCTTCTGCAACAGTCATCATCCACTTCATACCCAAGAATCACCTTTGATCCACACCTGCAACAACAGACTAATTTATAATTTCTTACAGGACATGTaaatccttttccttctccctctcttgAGGATAACAAAAGGTGACAAGTCGGCCAGAACATGTTTGCCTTTAAAACTCTTATATTAGAGGAAGTTTAAGCAGGGTCCACTTGACATGCAGATATGAGAAGATCTAGACCTGTTGAAATGTCCTTTTCTAAGCAATTATAGATTAAGGAACTCCATTTTATTTTGTCTCTGCCTCCCATCTTGGATTTCCTTCTTTGATtttctcctcctcaccttttttctccatctccTCCAAAGAAAAATGTGGGATTGTCTGCACCCCTCAGTTGTAATTTATTTTAAGTCAGGATATGTACCTAGTTAAGCCTCTATCTGAAATGCTAAAGCTTCCCAGAACCACTTATTCAGTCTGGTTAATCCCAGTATACATAAAGCTGCAGGGGAAGGCTGCTCTCCCCTATTATTCATGACAGCACCAGACTTGCCCTTGCAATTGTTAGCCTAGACTTGAGACTAAGAAGACTGTTCTGCCCTTGTATTCGTTTCTATTTGTGCAGGTCCTTCACTGTCAGGTTTGCTTTCAAACCAGAGAAAAGCACATCTTAATAATCAGCTTAACTCTTCATTTACCATACATCACTTTTAAGCAAGGGAAATCAAATAGAAATTTATTTAACTGGTGCAAGGATAATGATCTATGTAAAATGAAAGAAGCACAGATGTGCTTGAAGCATCCGTTCCATGAGAGATAAATATGTTTCCCCAGAAGCTAACCCCTTTCCCATAAAGATTACTGGCATCCTTTTCTGACTGAGCCTTCCATTCAGAATACTTTGTGAGTCATGACTCATCACTGGCCCTTCATGATGATGCAGACAAACTGGGGCCGGGAAGTAATTACTACTAGGTGGGCAGGGATGGCTCAAAATTGTCCCAGTCATCTGGTGGTCACTCACTCATTGTTCTTCCAACTGACAGTGTCCAAGATCTGCACCCAGTGTGAGATGGAGCACAAAGCTGACGGCATAATGGAGCAGATGTGTTCCAGTGATTTTGGTGAGTCGTTCTTCTGAAAACACAAGGAGTTTCTCCGGTTGGGTCCCCCGAGACTGGTGCTCCACTGAACCACTCTTGAGAATGAGCTGCAGTTTCATTCCCTACAACCTTCAGTGCCACTTGCTGGGTTTCCAAGATGACCAGCAGCAAGATGATCATCACACTCACAGCTGTGCAAGGAGGGACCAGTCTAGTAATGAGATGGATCATCTTGggcacagagggaggcaatggcagcagGGGATTTAAACCCCCTTGCTCAAACACATCAACTTTTAGGAAGCagtgcctcctctccaggcacctGGAATAGCAAAAGAAGGACAAGCCTCCCTTCGGTGCACCAATGGGCATTGCAGGATAATCAGACCCAGTTAAATAACGGCAGCAATATGACAAGCACTGACATTTATGTCTTCTTAAATAAATTACTTTACTTTTATTAAAGCCAACTATATGAGGACTCAGATAAGGTCAAATCGAGGGAATAGGAAAATCCATTTGTACACAGTGAAATAGTCATTCTTTAAGTTGTGGACTTCAGCTGTGGAATTTGCGGGTCACCACGGCAAAAAGAGTTCAGCCCAAGGGGGGCTAAAGAAACACAATAGAGTGTATCTCTTTTGCTTGAGGTTTCACCTCCATTCCAAAGTACATTGATAGTAGGGCAAATTATGCAACTGCCAACAacagcatgcacacaaacacacaaagattTTCTCTGAAATCATGGTCtcctcctgcctcctctcctttACAAACAGCACTTGATAACGATGGCAAGGAATAGCCTGTATTCAGGTCTCCCAGGATCAGACATACTTTTTCCACCTTGTGTGAGTCATAATTCCTCTACATATGATCGGCCCCAAAGCTCTTCTTAGaacccacaacatgaggaaatccAGAGTACAAATAAGGTAGCCCATGGATGCAACTGTGGCAGTTCCGGCCATTGCGGTTGTAAAGCATTACTGTAAGCAAGCAAATTACTTCTGGCTGCAATCATGGGCCATCCAACTCATGCTTCTTCATACAATTTCTGAGCCCCAAAAACAGATCTGACTATGATTGGCTCCTCCTTTTTAGGGGAAGCAGAAACTTCAATGTGCGGCAATTGGCAATTTCTCCAATGACCCTGTGCTACATCGTTGTGCTACAAGGTTAATGCCTGAACCTGCATGTGAGGTTAAATGAATGAAGAATTGAGACGGGGGAACGAATCACATTGCCATCCAGAAAGAGAAGAAGCAGCTATAGTATTATCTTTCTGTTTCTTAAGCATGGGAGGATATGTGAATATCCAACTCCACTGATCAGGCTTACAGGGGATCCTCACAGTTTTCAGAAAACTGAAgttgttaaaaaaatatattaggaTTTTTAAATCTCCCCTAACATAGTTGTTGAGGCCCATATGAGGATAACACACAGATCTCTGCCACTGCAGACTTGGTGGTGACTAAGGGATGGGAGCCAAGGCAGGCCCAGAAGTCAGGCCAGGAGCCACATTGGCCTTGCAGGCAGCAAGGAGCCACAGAGAGCCTGGCACCAGAGGTTCTGGGCTCACTGCCACCAATGCTAGGGGGATGGGGGGCAGAAGCCATGCAGAGCTTGCAAGCATCAGTGGAAAGGTTTTCAGGGGGCAGGAGTGTAGTGTGCCTGGCAGCAGAGGCAGGGACAGTGGAGTCTCAATGATGTGAGGGAGGGCACTGGGTTCCCCAACATCAATATTTGTTGGGGCATGCATGGGGCAAGAGCCTGGTGGTGGAGGCCAGGAGTCACTGAGGCCTCACCAATGGTTGCTGtgatcatggggggaggggtgggatccACAATACTTGTGGGGggattctttccccctctcagctgtattttaattttaatttaacttAAAGCTGGAGCAGTGACAGGCCACTGGAAATGCCAATGGGCAGAGGTTAAAGCTAAGAAGAGGAAAGATCCTTCCCCAATGCATACCACAGGTCTCCACTTGTGAAGATATATAAatctcaacatggccaaatctgtggatacttaaatctggagattggaaccatgaacagacaagactgaTTTCTACAAATCTTAAAAATACCCCAGGTACACAGCAGAATTTGACACCACCACCATCCCCCacacaaaataatagaagcagcattTGTAGCTTAAAGAAGCAAATTCCCTCAGTGGCCATTCCTGACACACAATATGACCAGTCTTAAAACTTGATTTTGGCAGTAAAAGCAGGGGATATGGCCCTTTCCTGGGCTGTTCTGGCCTTGTCATGTACCTTGGGTGACTCACACAGGGTTGGCCACCTACtattgttcaacagcagccaccttcaacagcagccacctcaaCAGTAGAGTGGCTAGAATTTCAGTCAAGGGttggggaggcccaggttcaagacCTGCTGTGCTATAGAAGCTCAtaggatgaccttgggtcagtcacacctAAATGACCCCACagaactgttgtgaggataaaatggagaagagaatggctTAAGCTGCTCTCAACTCCTAttatggagaaaggtggggtataatttaaataaatacataataactATAGGCAAAGGGGGAGCAGATAAAAGTAGGAGCAGGAAGGAGATAAaagcagcagggaaaggggaggctaTTGGAGTTgccaggaggaagaaaggaggaaataCTCGGGTGAGAGGGATATAGCTGAAAGTGAGGTTTGCCCCTCGCAAGTCTTTGCTGATTCCCTGGTGGCTGGCCCTGCATAGTGGCTAGAATGGAGCAGTTTTCCCAGGAAGAAAAGGCTGAAGGACAGACGGCAGATGATTTagcttggctggtgggtgggaagaagaaatggaagcagggaagggggaaaagctacgggggctttcagggaaagaggaaacagtggggGACAGGAATACAAGATGTACCCACAAGACCTTGTGGCTCCCCTGCTTGCACTGACCAAATTCTTTCTCCATTCATATACAGTCATTCGGGGGCTGGGAAGACGTTGAAGCTAACCCATTCCTTCCATGTACAAAGGCATATAATTTAATCCATTATCCTTTTTTCATGCACAGTGGTGAAGATGCGTATCAAGGAGATCAAGAAAGAAAACGGGGAGCGGCGTTTGGTGGCtgctcaaaaaaagaaaaagctgcttAAAGTGGGGCCACTGAAGCGCAAGGACACCAAGAAGCTGGTGCTGCATATGAAGAATGCAGCTGCTTGTCCCTGCCCCCAGCTTGATGACCTCAGTGGCAGCTTCCTGGTGATGGGTAGGAAGGTGGGTGGGAGACTGCTGGTCCTGGCCATTTACCGCTGGGAGAAGAAGAACAAAGAGATGAAGTTTGCTGTCAAATTCATGTTCTCCTACCCCTGTTCCATGCATTACCCCTTCTTCTATGGGCCGGATCCCCACTGAATTGTCACTCATTTTGAGAGCCTTGCTCATTCTTGCTCACACTACATACCCTTTCCTTCCTCTATGAGCAGACCCATCTGATCTATGTGTCCACCCCTGCAAGGATTCCTTCTGCTCCAGATCTTCATGAAATTTCTGCCCATTGTGACCTTCCTTAACACTAGAGAACTTTCAGAACTCCCCTTCATCCTGAACACTTGGGAATTAACAGCAGGTGTAATAACTCTTCAGTCCTAGTTATCCTCTAACAGTGACTGAATTGTCCAGGATTTTCCCAGAAACATAATGGCTGTGAATGTTTATAGCCAACTCCAGGTTTCTATTGTTAATCCCTGTGATGGAGCAGATCAAGATGGGGAGCCATGCTAATCTGTCTGTGGTGTAGAAAacaacaagagtccaggagcagggTATGAGCCTTCATTagacactgctcacttcttcaggtacctgAAGAAGAGAGCAATGAAAGTCTAAAATCAAGCAGGATTAGAAGGCATTAGAAGAGAGCAATGAAAGTCTAAAATCAAGCAGGATTATCTGTGCTTTGACCCTTCCAGTTATTAACTTGCATAGTTCTTTGAAGCCCTGCATAGAGTTCTGCTTGCTCTAAAGAGACTTTAGACTGTCAGGACCAGCAGTGCATCTGGAACAAGCATGTCCAACTAGAATGTCATTGAACTGACAATCCCTGGTTTGGGCCTCCTTGACCCCAAGCTGAAGACAATTTCAAGCAGCAGCTTGACAGCTTTGTCCTACTTGCATAGTGGTACCAAGATGAATGTAATGTAACTAAAGTTGCCCTTTAGCCATGACATGATAATCTATTACCCTATTCACCCCCCACTGCCTTCATCATTGCTTTGAATTATGAGAACATAACTCAGGCAGAGTTTTTTTGGACCCTTAAACACTGTAGGCAATTTCAAGTGAGTAGCAAGGCTATATAGCATGAAAGTGATCTGCTCCCACAGTGCTAATGTAAATGCTGTTGCCAAGGCATGGTGCCTCGTAAGCCATGGAGTTCAAGTGATCTATAGATTT is a genomic window of Paroedura picta isolate Pp20150507F chromosome 8, Ppicta_v3.0, whole genome shotgun sequence containing:
- the SFRP5 gene encoding secreted frizzled-related protein 5, with the protein product MMSLCQWNAWATGLLVLTLGWALGTSQEYDYYSWQSDNFQHGRFYTKQPQCVDIPADLQLCHNVGYKRMRLPNLLDHESMPEVKQQASSWVPLLAKRCHSDTQVFLCSLFAPVCLDRPIYPCRSLCEVVRDSCAPVMESYGFPWPDMLSCNKFPFDNDLCITVQFGNSQATQPPVSKICTQCEMEHKADGIMEQMCSSDFVVKMRIKEIKKENGERRLVAAQKKKKLLKVGPLKRKDTKKLVLHMKNAAACPCPQLDDLSGSFLVMGRKVGGRLLVLAIYRWEKKNKEMKFAVKFMFSYPCSMHYPFFYGPDPH